CCGGCCCAGATCGCCTCGTCCAAGTGGTCGACGCGCAGCCCGAGCTCGGCGAGCCGCGCGTGGTGGTCCGCGGTCAGCTCCGTGGCGTTCGACATCGTCATACGTGCAGGTTAATCCCGCGCACCGACAATCCCGACGGCCGTCGGGGGCGGCTCAGCGCGCGAGCTGCTCCAGGTACTCCCGGGTCTCGGCGTCGGTCGAGTACACGCACACGCCGCGCATCCCGCGGGTCAGCAGCACCTTGTAGGTGTTCCTGACGAGCCGGTGGAAGTGCTCCTCCGAGGCCCTCCTCACCGCGGGGTCGTGGGAGTGCTCGCGGCGGGCGACCCACCGGCCGTCCCGGCGGACGAAGTCGGGGCCGAAGATGACGCCCGCCCAGTCGTACTCGAAGCCCTGCGCCGTGTAGACGCAGCCGACCTGGCCGAAGCCGCGTTCGTCGCTCGCCCAGTAGTGGGACTCGGGTGCGTCGGGGACGCGCTTGTCCGGTTTCGCGTTCCACGGGCGTCGCCAGTCCCCGATCTCCACGTCGTCGACGAGCGCCTTGGTGCCGTCCACCACCACCGGGTCGCTCCAGCGCCAGCAGTAGCCGGCGGCCAACCGGGCTGTGCCGCGGAACTCCGACCGCTGCGCCAGCAGCCACGCCTCCAGATCGGCGGGTGAGCCGGCGGAGCGCACGACGAAGTCCTCGTCCTCGCGGGTGACCAGTTTCGACCAGGGGGTCGCCCGGCGGTGGCCGATCCCGAGCAGACCGGCGACCCAGGCGTCGAAGAACTCGGAACCGCCGCAGCGGTACTGGCCGGCGAGGTGCACGACCTCCACCCGGCAGCCGAGGGCCTCGGCCGCGGCCGTGATCTCCTGGAGGGACCCCATCTCGCCGGGCCGCACGACCTGGTGCTCGTCGAGCAGGAACACCGGCACCGACGCCGCGTCGATCAACTCGACCACCTGGCGGCGGGCACGCTCCCTGACCTCGGCCCTGGTGTACCGGTTGACGCTGGTCTCCCGGATGCGGTGGGCCTCGTCGCAGATCAGGACCTCCAGGCCGCGCGGCTCCGCGACCATGAAGTCGTTGAAGTACTTGAACATGCTCCGCACACGAGGAGCGCGCTTGGCGGCCACCTTGCGCATCGTGTTGGTGAACGCGCTGGAACCGGTGGCGTGGTAAGCGCTGCGGCCCCGTCGTGCCAGTTCCCCGAGCAGGCTCAACGCGATCACGCTCTTGCCGGAACCCGGTCCGCCGAGCACGACCACCACGGTCTGCGTCCGGTTCGTCCTGGCGCGCTCGACCGCCTGCAGGACCGAGCTGTAGGCGACCTGCTGCTCATCGAGCAGCACGAACTGCTCCCGCTCCTGGATCTCCCGCGCGGCGAGGTCCAGGAGCGGCTTCGAGGGCGCGTGCCGGGCGTTGAGCAGGTCGTCCGCGACCCGGTTCGCGGCGTCCCGCGTGGTCGGGTCGGTGTCGAGGAGCGAGCGCAGCCGCTCGACCAACCGGGAGCGGGTGTCCATGGTGTACAGGTGGCCGTACTCGTCCGTCTCGTACCGGGACAGTCGCCAGACACCCGATTCCAGCGCGTTGTGCAGGTAGGCGAGGCCGTGCACCGCGCCGGGCTGCTCGGCGAGCGACGGGGTGGAGTCCACGAGGTAGTGGCAGTACCTGCGCACCTGCTCCACCGGGTGCAGGACGGGTTCGGGGTAGTGCGGCACCCGCACCAGGTCGTCGCCCGCGGGCTCGGCGTGGGACCACTGCTTGAGTTCCACCAGCACGTAGGACGGGGTGCCGCGGCGCGGGTGCGTGCCGCACAGGACCACGTCCACCCGTTTGGGGTTGTGCGGGAGCTTGTGCTCCAGCAGCACCTCGACGTGCCCGAGCCCGGCGTCCACGACGTCGGTCAGGAACGCGGGCAGGCTGTTCTGCCACGACCGCACCTCGGCCGCCCCGATCCCGGACTCGAACTGGATGCGGGCCTGCTCTTCGAGCAAGGTGTGCAGTCGATCGCGCATGTCGAGCAGTTGCTGCGCACTGCGGCGCACGAGAGCCACTGGTTGATCCCCCACCTGGGCACGCGGAATACACGTGCGGGTGGGGGCAGCGACGAGCGTGCGCTCGGTGCCCGGCGGGCCGCAGGGGAGAGGTTAGCGCTACCGATCGCTCGTCGTCACAGCCACGCCAACACCGCCAGGCGGACATCGTCGGGGGTCATCCGTCGGACACCCTTCCGCGGAAGCCGCTGTCGACGCCGGTCGAGCGGCTCCCACGGCGGGTTCGGGTCAGAGCGACGCCGGCGCCTTCCGGTACCAGCCGGCGATGACGTCCACCAGGTGGATGATGTTCTGCGTCCGCATGATCGGTGCGGCGGCGTCGGGTTCGAAATCGATCTTGGCGTCGGTGCTGCGCCAGATGCTGGTTTCCGTGACGGGTGCGGCCATGTGCGGGTCGAGCCGCTTGAAGAACTCGGTGATGTCGTTCAACTCGACCGGGTTGTCGCCGGAGCGCAGGACGTGGAACACGCCCCCCAGCACGCGCAGCATGCCGATCGACCCGAGCAGGGACGTGCGCCGCAGCTCCTGGGACAGGGTCGGCTCGCCGATCTTGCGATTCGTCTCGGGGTCTTCCTCCGTGATGGCAGCCAGAGGCGCGAACGCGTGGGAGATGACGTCGAGGAAGTCCTTGACCTGCTCGATGACCTCACCGTCGGTCAGCGTCTGCTCAGCCTTCTTGGTGACCCGCCCGCCGGCTCCGGCTATGACCGAACGAGTGATGTCGGCGACGTGCTTGGCGCCCAACAGATGGGGGTTCTTCGTCGTCATGCGGTCTTGCTCGGCATCCACCCGCCCCTTCAACAGCGGGTGGTCGATGACGTCGGACAGCGTGCGGTTCGCGACCTTGTAGTTGTCGAATCGCGCTCGGACGGCGCTGCTGATCCCCTTCGCGTTGTCCGCGACGTCGACGAACATCTGCTGGGCCTTGATGGGGTCGGGTTCGACATAGATGTCGAGACCGACGAACTCGTTCTTCAGCCTGTTCATCTGGCTGATCAGCTTCTCGCGGTCGGCTTGGAGCTTGCCGGCCTTCTCGGCACTGACCTTGCGCGCCATCTCCCGGTCGAGGGCGGTGATGGCATCGGTGATGCGCTGCTTCTCGATGGAGACGCCGAGAACGCGGTGCTGACCGTCGATCGTTCGGAGCGAGGAGATCCCGCCGATGGCCCACGGAACCGTGAGGTAGCCGACGGCCCCGTGCTCGTCGACCTTCTCGAAGAGGCAGCCGCCGCTGTCCCGGGCCAGTAGTGCGGGTGCGACCCAGTCCTGCTTGCTGTCGAGGTACTGGCCGAATTGCTTGGCGTGCAGGCGGTCGACCTTGCGGTTGTCCTTGTCGATGTTGTTCGGGTCCGGCACCGGCAGGATCGTGGGAAGGTCCAGCAGGGGGACACGGGTCGTGTACACCGCTCGTCCGCCCTGCACGGTCTTGATGGCCAGGTAGGTGCTCGAATCCTGCGGCTTCGACAGGCGCAGCGGATCGATGGAGATGCTCAAGTGGTTCCTTACTGGTGGGAGGTCGACGTGAAGCGCTCGGGCCCGTTGGGGAGTCCGCGACAAGTGCTGTATTCGAGAAATGCTCACGTCGTGGTGTCGGGTGTGGTGAAATCCCGTGCCGAGTTGTCAGGACTGGGTGAACGAGCCCGTGTGCCGGCGCGACTCTATTCGTTGTGAGACATATAGGAATTGAGCGGACCTCTGTTACACCCCGTTCGGGTGAAGGCGGCGGTGTCTGCTTTCAGCCGCGGACGATGGTGAAACGGCTCGGTTCGGCGAGCACCGCCGCCGCGCCGTCGAGGTCGGCCAGGCGTGCCGCCAGGGTCGCCGTCGCCAGGGTGTGCGGCAGCGCCTCGTTGAACTTGAGGCCCGCCAAGGCCCGCTCGTCGACCTCCGGCAGGCACAGCCGCTCGGCCGCGTCGGTCAGCGCCGCACGCCACATCCGCACGGTCACGTCCGTGCGGAGCCGGATCGACGCGTCGTCGACGCGCTGCGCGGCGTCGGTCAGCTCGGACAGCGTCGAGGCGAGCGTGGCGTTGGCCCGGTGGCCCGCCCACGTCCACCAGCGGACGTCGGTGCCGTCGCGGGCCACGACCGTCCCACCGGGGTGGACGGTGCTGCTCGCGTCCTCGCGTTCCTCGGCCAGCGCGCGGTGGGCGCGCTGCGTCATCCTCACCGGCGGGTCGCTGCCCAGCAGGACGTCCCGGACGGCGCGGCTCAGCTCCATCGAGGCGCCGGTGAGGCCGGGGTTGTGCCAGCGGGCCTTGCC
This region of Saccharothrix longispora genomic DNA includes:
- a CDS encoding DUF2075 domain-containing protein, which translates into the protein MALVRRSAQQLLDMRDRLHTLLEEQARIQFESGIGAAEVRSWQNSLPAFLTDVVDAGLGHVEVLLEHKLPHNPKRVDVVLCGTHPRRGTPSYVLVELKQWSHAEPAGDDLVRVPHYPEPVLHPVEQVRRYCHYLVDSTPSLAEQPGAVHGLAYLHNALESGVWRLSRYETDEYGHLYTMDTRSRLVERLRSLLDTDPTTRDAANRVADDLLNARHAPSKPLLDLAAREIQEREQFVLLDEQQVAYSSVLQAVERARTNRTQTVVVVLGGPGSGKSVIALSLLGELARRGRSAYHATGSSAFTNTMRKVAAKRAPRVRSMFKYFNDFMVAEPRGLEVLICDEAHRIRETSVNRYTRAEVRERARRQVVELIDAASVPVFLLDEHQVVRPGEMGSLQEITAAAEALGCRVEVVHLAGQYRCGGSEFFDAWVAGLLGIGHRRATPWSKLVTREDEDFVVRSAGSPADLEAWLLAQRSEFRGTARLAAGYCWRWSDPVVVDGTKALVDDVEIGDWRRPWNAKPDKRVPDAPESHYWASDERGFGQVGCVYTAQGFEYDWAGVIFGPDFVRRDGRWVARREHSHDPAVRRASEEHFHRLVRNTYKVLLTRGMRGVCVYSTDAETREYLEQLAR
- a CDS encoding DNA sulfur modification protein DndB, which codes for MSISIDPLRLSKPQDSSTYLAIKTVQGGRAVYTTRVPLLDLPTILPVPDPNNIDKDNRKVDRLHAKQFGQYLDSKQDWVAPALLARDSGGCLFEKVDEHGAVGYLTVPWAIGGISSLRTIDGQHRVLGVSIEKQRITDAITALDREMARKVSAEKAGKLQADREKLISQMNRLKNEFVGLDIYVEPDPIKAQQMFVDVADNAKGISSAVRARFDNYKVANRTLSDVIDHPLLKGRVDAEQDRMTTKNPHLLGAKHVADITRSVIAGAGGRVTKKAEQTLTDGEVIEQVKDFLDVISHAFAPLAAITEEDPETNRKIGEPTLSQELRRTSLLGSIGMLRVLGGVFHVLRSGDNPVELNDITEFFKRLDPHMAAPVTETSIWRSTDAKIDFEPDAAAPIMRTQNIIHLVDVIAGWYRKAPASL